In one Acetobacter sp. genomic region, the following are encoded:
- a CDS encoding thiamine phosphate synthase — MSSKQPDTGRLVEPCEAYLVTPPLREASSFVGLLDHALTVLPVAAVRLRLADTSPGTMKQTILDIRQVMDRHDAALMLDGFPELVRETGCDGAHVGAEDVAAARKILGDSFQLGAACDFSRDLAMLAGEKGADYVAFGPFGAQPETDGLALLTWWREMMELPVVAAYSPASETAGLLPDETLRTLAGTADFLALGITGDGEGFDALWQTPEKFLPLFA, encoded by the coding sequence ATGAGCAGCAAACAGCCCGACACGGGACGACTGGTAGAACCCTGTGAGGCATATCTTGTCACTCCTCCCCTGCGGGAGGCCTCCTCTTTTGTCGGCCTGCTCGACCATGCCTTGACGGTGCTCCCTGTCGCGGCTGTCCGACTGAGGCTCGCCGATACCTCGCCCGGCACGATGAAGCAGACGATTCTCGACATCCGGCAGGTCATGGACCGGCATGACGCCGCGCTGATGCTGGATGGTTTTCCTGAACTGGTGCGCGAGACAGGGTGTGATGGCGCGCATGTCGGGGCGGAGGATGTTGCCGCGGCACGAAAAATACTGGGAGACAGTTTTCAGCTCGGCGCCGCGTGTGATTTCAGTCGGGATCTGGCGATGCTGGCGGGTGAAAAAGGGGCTGATTACGTGGCTTTCGGGCCATTTGGCGCCCAACCCGAGACGGATGGTCTCGCCCTTCTGACATGGTGGCGGGAAATGATGGAATTGCCCGTGGTCGCTGCCTACAGCCCCGCATCAGAAACAGCCGGTCTTCTCCCCGATGAGACGCTCAGAACTCTTGCAGGAACGGCGGATTTTCTCGCGCTGGGGATTACGGGTGATGGTGAGGGGTTCGACGCCCTCTGGCAGACGCCGGAAAAGTTCCTGCCTCTGTTCGCCTGA
- a CDS encoding circularly permuted type 2 ATP-grasp protein produces the protein MNGAIPIDEMVNGQGGVRPQWRRLLSAISDLGHQELRSRQQQIALALADQTGALPSSPSSSAGETLEAQGSFIGAQCDPIPLLLKADEFSRLEAGIIQRARLQEALLLDVYGERNVLADHLLPPALVWANKGFLRCGMVDALRQAGQHFISSYAVDLVRETDGEWRVLADRVRQGNGIGLALENRRQMTRMIPELFAGVALQRLRPFLECWQDSVQKTGGGETANPALLTPGPSSPFWSEHVILARELGCPLVEAGDLTVREGALWLKTVRGLRKIDVLLVRQNADSIDPLELEGTGPAGVSGLLDAARNGSVRLINDPRAGFVEALGVQSFLPDIVSRLFGETLNLENVESLWLGQPENRAFLEQILFGRPEPDHGRTDYWAVASAIGEELPVQRLATLDDGQRTLLWEKILAEPWRYVACREPLASLSPCVGDKEIVPRSIVLRMFAIQDENGWSVLPGGVCRVFDAGQAITAGPIGEGQTTKDVWVMVDETFSFQETSFSTPYPLAIRRSQGDLPSRAADDFFWLGRYLEQIESGARLLRVIMTHMSGTDPSPRELADIAVLMRQMRTMGLVQETPVAAYGYAGMVRGLFAIGGSDGFFARVLRKIIRLVPELVDRLTQDVRDFISHRGGELLKKIDQRPRRIDPARMLDQLSGLTSDLLLYSATLSGFAAESMVLSGGRQFLDLGRRIERASSVLLICSGVLEQPDVYQRGRMEAALRLMLQLCDSVITYRSRYFGVVQPAPVLDLLLLDEDNPRGVAYQLAALRNSLTGLASDSPFMPEGLRSASYELAHTAENIRATLAGMVASVVSASSQDAATAALPPALKEMHEAVLHLSEQIGRSYFSVLNSARLVGIESETVLDTDGTVA, from the coding sequence ATGAACGGCGCGATTCCAATTGATGAGATGGTGAACGGTCAGGGAGGCGTGCGTCCGCAATGGCGTCGTCTCCTGAGTGCCATTTCCGATCTGGGGCATCAGGAACTGAGGTCGCGCCAGCAGCAAATCGCGCTCGCTCTGGCCGACCAGACAGGTGCGCTGCCTTCCTCGCCTTCGTCCAGCGCTGGAGAAACGCTGGAAGCTCAGGGCAGCTTTATCGGGGCGCAGTGCGATCCTATTCCGCTGCTACTGAAGGCCGATGAGTTCAGCAGGCTGGAAGCCGGGATCATCCAGCGCGCCCGCCTGCAGGAAGCTCTTCTGCTGGATGTTTACGGCGAGCGGAACGTGTTGGCCGACCACCTGCTGCCTCCCGCGCTCGTCTGGGCTAACAAGGGATTTCTCCGCTGCGGAATGGTGGATGCTCTGCGTCAGGCAGGTCAGCATTTCATTTCATCCTATGCAGTGGATCTTGTCCGCGAAACGGACGGCGAATGGCGTGTGCTGGCCGACCGAGTTCGGCAGGGAAATGGGATCGGTCTCGCTCTGGAAAATCGTCGGCAGATGACGAGGATGATCCCCGAACTGTTCGCAGGTGTGGCGCTTCAGAGGCTCCGTCCTTTTCTGGAGTGCTGGCAGGACAGCGTGCAGAAGACGGGCGGGGGGGAGACGGCCAATCCGGCATTGTTGACCCCGGGCCCCTCCAGTCCTTTCTGGAGTGAGCATGTCATTCTTGCCCGGGAACTGGGATGCCCGCTGGTGGAGGCGGGTGATCTCACCGTGCGGGAAGGGGCCTTGTGGCTCAAGACCGTGCGAGGGCTACGGAAGATAGACGTTCTTCTTGTCCGCCAGAATGCTGACTCGATTGATCCTCTTGAGTTGGAAGGCACTGGACCGGCGGGCGTGTCGGGTCTTCTTGATGCGGCCCGCAACGGATCTGTGCGGCTGATCAATGACCCGAGAGCCGGATTTGTCGAAGCGCTCGGCGTGCAGTCGTTTCTGCCTGACATTGTGTCACGGCTGTTCGGCGAAACGCTGAATCTGGAGAACGTGGAGAGTTTATGGCTGGGACAGCCGGAGAATCGGGCTTTCCTTGAGCAGATTCTGTTCGGACGGCCTGAGCCCGATCATGGCAGGACTGACTACTGGGCGGTTGCATCCGCCATAGGGGAGGAACTGCCGGTCCAGCGTCTTGCAACACTGGATGACGGCCAGCGTACTCTCCTCTGGGAAAAAATCCTTGCGGAACCGTGGCGCTATGTCGCCTGCCGTGAACCGCTGGCGTCGCTGTCGCCCTGTGTCGGCGACAAGGAAATCGTGCCCCGGTCGATTGTCCTGCGTATGTTTGCGATTCAGGACGAAAATGGCTGGTCAGTCCTGCCCGGCGGTGTCTGCCGCGTATTTGATGCTGGGCAGGCCATTACAGCAGGACCGATCGGAGAGGGCCAGACGACCAAGGACGTCTGGGTGATGGTGGACGAGACTTTCTCTTTTCAGGAAACCTCTTTTTCCACTCCGTATCCGCTGGCCATCCGTCGGTCGCAGGGCGACCTGCCCAGCCGGGCGGCTGATGATTTTTTCTGGCTCGGACGTTATCTCGAACAGATCGAGAGCGGCGCGCGTCTTCTGCGTGTCATCATGACGCACATGTCCGGTACGGACCCGTCTCCCAGAGAACTCGCGGATATCGCTGTCCTGATGCGGCAGATGCGTACCATGGGGCTTGTGCAGGAAACACCGGTAGCAGCCTACGGCTATGCCGGGATGGTGCGCGGGCTGTTCGCCATCGGTGGGTCTGATGGCTTCTTTGCCCGTGTGCTGAGAAAGATCATCCGTCTTGTTCCTGAACTGGTTGATCGGCTGACGCAGGATGTCCGTGATTTCATCTCCCACCGGGGAGGCGAACTACTCAAAAAGATCGACCAGCGCCCCCGCCGTATCGATCCGGCCCGCATGCTTGACCAGCTTTCGGGGCTGACGAGTGATCTGTTGCTGTATTCCGCGACCTTATCGGGATTTGCTGCGGAAAGCATGGTTCTGTCCGGTGGCCGACAGTTTCTGGATCTTGGACGCAGGATCGAGAGGGCGTCGTCCGTGCTTCTCATCTGTTCCGGTGTTCTTGAGCAGCCGGATGTCTATCAGCGTGGTCGCATGGAAGCCGCGCTGCGCCTGATGCTGCAACTCTGCGATAGCGTCATTACCTATCGTTCCCGTTATTTCGGGGTGGTGCAGCCAGCGCCCGTGCTGGATCTTCTCCTGCTTGATGAAGACAATCCCCGTGGTGTGGCCTACCAGCTTGCCGCCCTGCGTAACTCCCTGACCGGACTGGCCTCGGATAGTCCCTTTATGCCGGAAGGACTACGATCCGCTTCCTATGAACTGGCGCATACAGCGGAAAATATCCGCGCGACACTGGCGGGGATGGTGGCGTCGGTTGTGTCCGCCTCCAGTCAGGATGCCGCCACCGCCGCGCTGCCTCCGGCCCTGAAGGAGATGCATGAAGCTGTTCTGCACCTTTCCGAGCAGATAGGCCGCAGCTATTTCTCCGTTCTCAACTCTGCACGGCTTGTCGGCATCGAAAGCGAGACCGTCCTTGATACGGATGGAACCGTGGCATGA
- a CDS encoding NrtR DNA-binding winged helix domain-containing protein, translating into MTEGTGVIIAAVPVALQAGEPLVLTDGQRGLPHMQFYGTEEAQIREALEALIVTRRRVFSAFAEQLSARIEVTADGRKNLEIPYLVTTQTGGDGRGWSSCYDFLPWEDQRNHHGVSLKNQLGEALLRQFTPPSTSEQVGARKKLCVLFALEGSRWRPELAAERCRVLIEAGYLPQEGQVDMMTLAGSRFYKWLAQGLGHLRKPLRSLLMPVELMPERFTIPQFQASMEGVLGETLDKQAFRRNVSNCGLIEEAGGVSDEIFGRPARLFRFKNDVVIARNAQSMPLVLPLADTLTDAETIENLLFSHRRRTKGQDGTSEEN; encoded by the coding sequence ATGACGGAGGGAACCGGGGTCATCATTGCTGCGGTGCCTGTTGCCCTGCAGGCAGGCGAACCGCTTGTTCTGACGGACGGGCAGCGCGGCCTGCCACATATGCAATTTTACGGAACGGAAGAAGCGCAGATCCGCGAGGCTCTGGAGGCGCTGATCGTAACCCGTCGTCGGGTCTTTTCGGCCTTTGCCGAACAGTTGTCGGCCAGAATCGAAGTGACTGCGGATGGCCGGAAAAATCTGGAGATTCCCTATCTTGTCACAACCCAGACGGGGGGTGACGGAAGGGGCTGGTCATCCTGTTACGATTTTTTACCGTGGGAGGATCAGCGAAACCATCACGGCGTCAGCCTCAAAAATCAGCTTGGCGAGGCGCTTCTGAGGCAGTTCACGCCTCCATCGACGTCCGAACAGGTCGGCGCGCGTAAAAAACTGTGCGTGCTTTTTGCGCTTGAGGGTTCCCGATGGCGTCCCGAACTCGCTGCCGAGCGCTGCCGGGTGCTTATTGAGGCCGGATATCTGCCTCAAGAGGGACAGGTGGACATGATGACACTTGCTGGCAGCAGATTTTACAAATGGCTTGCTCAGGGGCTGGGGCATCTCCGGAAGCCGCTCAGATCGCTGCTCATGCCGGTGGAACTGATGCCTGAGCGCTTCACCATTCCGCAGTTTCAGGCGTCCATGGAGGGCGTTCTGGGTGAGACGCTCGATAAACAGGCATTTCGTAGGAATGTATCGAATTGCGGACTGATTGAAGAAGCGGGTGGTGTCAGTGACGAGATATTTGGTCGGCCCGCGAGATTGTTCCGGTTTAAAAACGATGTGGTCATCGCCCGCAATGCCCAGAGCATGCCGCTGGTTCTTCCGTTGGCTGATACACTGACAGATGCGGAAACAATCGAAAATCTGCTTTTCTCGCATCGCAGACGGACAAAAGGTCAGGACGGGACCAGCGAGGAAAATTAG
- a CDS encoding cell division protein ZapA yields MPQVTVRINGYAYQIGCEPGEERHLLDMAQEVSKRVARVRALGFSGEAKILVLASLLMADELSDLTAELISTEASKAIAAGEAAARENARLMDELSLLAERAETIAAALEAH; encoded by the coding sequence ATGCCGCAGGTAACAGTCCGCATCAACGGATATGCCTATCAGATCGGATGCGAGCCCGGAGAAGAGCGTCATCTGCTCGATATGGCGCAGGAAGTCAGCAAGCGGGTGGCGCGGGTTAGGGCGCTTGGCTTCAGTGGAGAAGCCAAAATTCTGGTTCTGGCTTCCCTTCTGATGGCTGACGAGCTCTCGGATCTCACAGCCGAACTGATTTCCACGGAAGCCAGCAAGGCTATCGCCGCCGGTGAGGCCGCCGCGCGCGAGAATGCGCGTCTCATGGATGAACTTTCTTTATTGGCTGAACGTGCGGAAACCATTGCGGCGGCGCTTGAGGCGCACTAG
- a CDS encoding FAD-binding protein, which yields MVAAHTVNLEKLRGQPLIVGAGIAGVLVALHMNDAPCILIAGREPQVSDAGCDSLFSLLKETGSSTERAARTLRAGKGLARLDVVQCVMGRMDQAMASLARFDFIRTHGWPDSESALYAILFGILAKRKNVTIIPATALRQLILVEGHVRGAVLATGDKTGILDTGSVIMAGSGACGLFGNDPGLSRGTGSCMAIAARSGATLCDMEFVRFDPFALSIETTGKSSFSVPPDLWEGQVSLLDEKGNQLDVAGEDSDGLARFVQRHADTGHAVFLDLSRQISGQSAIAGDHFDRFLKRCTSVGLDPRSEALPVKAAAAFHIGGIRADIAGRTSISGLWACGECASTGLHGASALPANPLLEMIVCSEMVAESVLNESKNTRIDVSMITPDLSVPNGVAEMLRPLVKMGLGPVREGSSLRQALFRVSRLASCDDAALVAQMMMISAYQREESRGAHFRSDFTAESGAARHTELCEKSLAAMVRSIAYDVHDLNTLDTAGSLTALDHRPSDS from the coding sequence ATGGTTGCGGCTCATACCGTCAATCTTGAAAAACTGCGTGGACAGCCGCTGATTGTCGGCGCGGGTATTGCCGGAGTGCTTGTCGCTCTCCACATGAATGACGCGCCCTGCATCCTTATCGCCGGGAGGGAGCCTCAGGTTTCCGATGCCGGTTGTGACAGTCTGTTTTCTCTGCTGAAAGAAACAGGTTCCTCTACGGAAAGGGCCGCCCGCACGCTTCGCGCCGGGAAAGGACTGGCGCGGCTCGATGTCGTGCAGTGTGTCATGGGACGCATGGATCAGGCCATGGCCAGTCTTGCGAGGTTCGATTTCATCAGAACGCATGGCTGGCCGGATTCTGAAAGCGCTCTTTACGCGATCCTGTTCGGTATTCTGGCGAAAAGAAAGAATGTCACGATCATTCCCGCAACCGCGTTGCGCCAGCTCATTCTTGTAGAAGGTCATGTCAGGGGCGCAGTTCTCGCAACAGGAGATAAAACAGGCATTCTTGATACAGGTTCCGTGATCATGGCTGGCAGTGGCGCGTGCGGGCTTTTTGGCAACGACCCCGGCCTGTCCCGCGGAACGGGTTCGTGCATGGCGATCGCGGCCAGATCTGGCGCGACGTTGTGTGACATGGAGTTTGTCCGGTTCGATCCGTTTGCCCTGTCCATCGAAACTACCGGAAAAAGCAGCTTTTCCGTTCCGCCGGATTTATGGGAAGGGCAGGTGTCCCTTCTCGATGAAAAAGGAAACCAGCTTGATGTGGCGGGGGAGGATTCGGATGGTCTCGCCCGGTTCGTCCAGCGGCATGCGGATACAGGACACGCCGTTTTTCTCGATCTGAGCAGGCAGATTTCCGGCCAGTCCGCGATTGCGGGTGATCATTTCGACCGTTTTCTGAAACGCTGCACGAGTGTCGGGCTTGATCCCCGTAGTGAGGCGTTGCCCGTGAAAGCTGCGGCGGCTTTCCATATTGGCGGGATCAGGGCCGACATCGCGGGGCGGACGTCCATCTCCGGGCTGTGGGCCTGCGGTGAATGTGCGAGCACAGGTCTTCATGGAGCGTCAGCGCTCCCGGCCAATCCTCTTCTGGAAATGATCGTTTGCAGTGAGATGGTTGCGGAGAGCGTGCTGAATGAATCGAAGAACACGCGGATCGACGTGTCCATGATAACGCCGGATCTCTCTGTGCCTAATGGTGTCGCGGAGATGCTGCGTCCGCTTGTGAAGATGGGGCTGGGCCCTGTGCGTGAAGGCTCGTCCCTGCGGCAGGCGCTGTTTCGGGTTTCCCGTCTGGCATCCTGCGACGATGCGGCGCTGGTGGCTCAGATGATGATGATTTCAGCCTATCAGAGAGAGGAAAGCCGGGGGGCGCATTTCCGTTCCGACTTCACGGCGGAATCCGGTGCGGCCCGTCATACGGAACTCTGCGAAAAGTCACTCGCGGCGATGGTGCGCTCCATCGCCTACGATGTGCATGACCTCAATACGCTGGACACGGCAGGCTCGCTGACGGCGCTGGATCATCGTCCGTCAGATTCCTGA
- a CDS encoding transglutaminase family protein, translating to MIYRVRHTTSYTYGHPVDLAAHILHLTPRDCPGQTVLRTQLECNPAPVRRETGVDHFGNRIVWLFHEEPHSHFDIVALSDVDVNFPEPPPPDSTPAWEDSALLAARGADVSQYLFGGPMGGPSRLVGEYVAADFPPGRPVLEGLLALNERVYKEFRFRSGVTNLRTTPEEVLQRREGVCQDFTHLMLSGLRWLGLPARYMSGYIRTRPVAGQKRRLGADVSHAWVGVWLGPETGWIGLDPTNGIVVRDEHVILGWGRDYADISPVRGLILGGGGDVLRVGVDLVPLDEWERDPTLMNLGAFPTRETA from the coding sequence ATGATTTATCGTGTCCGGCATACAACGTCCTATACCTATGGACATCCTGTGGATCTGGCGGCGCATATCCTGCATCTGACGCCTCGTGATTGTCCGGGACAGACGGTTCTGCGTACCCAACTGGAATGCAATCCCGCGCCTGTGCGGCGTGAAACAGGCGTCGATCATTTCGGCAACCGTATCGTGTGGCTGTTTCACGAAGAGCCGCATTCGCACTTCGATATCGTCGCCCTGTCCGATGTCGATGTGAATTTTCCGGAACCGCCTCCTCCCGACAGCACGCCAGCGTGGGAGGACAGCGCGCTTCTCGCTGCAAGGGGCGCGGACGTTTCCCAGTATCTGTTCGGCGGCCCGATGGGTGGGCCTTCCCGGCTTGTGGGGGAATATGTGGCGGCGGACTTCCCTCCCGGACGGCCTGTGCTGGAAGGACTGCTCGCGCTGAATGAGCGGGTATACAAGGAATTCCGCTTCCGGTCTGGGGTCACCAACCTGAGGACAACTCCGGAAGAAGTGCTTCAGCGCCGGGAGGGAGTTTGTCAGGACTTTACGCATCTGATGCTGAGCGGATTACGTTGGCTGGGTCTGCCCGCGCGCTATATGTCGGGCTATATCCGCACGAGACCGGTCGCCGGGCAGAAACGCAGGCTTGGCGCGGATGTCTCCCATGCGTGGGTTGGCGTCTGGCTGGGACCGGAAACGGGGTGGATCGGTCTTGATCCGACCAACGGCATTGTCGTTCGTGATGAGCATGTGATTCTCGGCTGGGGCCGGGACTACGCCGATATCAGCCCGGTTCGCGGGTTGATTCTTGGCGGTGGTGGCGATGTCCTGCGTGTCGGGGTGGATCTCGTTCCGCTTGATGAATGGGAACGCGATCCGACGCTGATGAATCTCGGGGCGTTTCCGACACGGGAAACGGCCTGA
- a CDS encoding carbonic anhydrase → MAATSARESLIALLRGVEKFNTEIFPEKQNLFQELAEGQSPSTLFITCADSRVNPTLITQTDPGNLFVLRNIGNIVPAYGEMLGGVSSAIEYAVQALGVSSIIVCGHSNCGAMMGLLDPDPSKLDKMPTVKSWLRNAEAAKAVIGALNSTDVGPAAVRSLAEQNVLLQISHLRTHPSVAAALAQNRLILQGWFYDIGTGEVLVLDEQSRKTISIDEAIDHLEESKTPA, encoded by the coding sequence ATGGCAGCCACCAGCGCCAGAGAAAGTCTCATTGCTCTTCTGCGCGGCGTTGAAAAGTTCAACACCGAAATTTTCCCTGAAAAGCAGAATCTTTTTCAAGAGCTGGCAGAGGGACAATCGCCCAGCACACTGTTCATCACCTGTGCGGACAGCAGGGTAAATCCCACCCTCATCACCCAGACGGACCCCGGCAATCTTTTTGTCCTGCGCAACATCGGCAACATTGTCCCGGCCTATGGCGAGATGCTCGGTGGCGTCTCATCAGCCATCGAATATGCCGTACAGGCGCTCGGAGTTTCCAGCATCATCGTCTGCGGCCACTCCAACTGCGGCGCGATGATGGGGCTGCTCGACCCCGACCCGTCCAAGCTGGACAAGATGCCGACGGTCAAATCCTGGCTCCGCAACGCAGAAGCGGCGAAGGCCGTTATCGGTGCTCTCAACAGCACGGATGTCGGACCCGCCGCCGTTCGCAGCCTCGCGGAACAGAATGTGCTGTTGCAGATTTCCCACCTGCGCACCCATCCGTCTGTCGCGGCTGCCCTCGCGCAGAACCGACTGATCCTTCAGGGCTGGTTCTATGATATCGGAACGGGTGAAGTGCTGGTTCTGGACGAACAGTCACGCAAGACCATCTCGATTGATGAAGCCATTGACCATCTTGAAGAGTCAAAAACTCCCGCCTGA
- a CDS encoding TIGR00282 family metallophosphoesterase — translation MRILFLGDIVGRSGRDGVTARLPELRRKLSLDLVIVNAENASHGFGLSPGIARDLMGCGVDVITLGNHAWDRRDLIGEIDGMPEVVRPLNFPPGTPGQGSTVVTLADGRKALVVNVMGRLFMDPLDDPFRMTLELLARHRLGVTVQAAVVDVHAEASSEKWALGHVLDGKVSLVVGTHTHTPTADHRILTAGTAFQSDAGMCGDYDSVIGMQKEAAVSRFVRKMPGERLQPAEGEATVCGLMVETDDTTGLARRVAPLRQGGMLSGAMPDF, via the coding sequence GTGAGAATTCTGTTTCTGGGAGATATCGTCGGGCGGAGCGGTCGTGACGGTGTGACGGCACGCCTGCCGGAACTGCGCCGGAAGCTGTCTCTTGATCTGGTGATCGTCAATGCCGAGAACGCCAGTCACGGATTTGGACTTTCTCCCGGCATTGCCCGCGATCTGATGGGCTGCGGTGTCGATGTCATCACGCTCGGCAATCACGCATGGGACCGTCGGGACCTTATCGGGGAAATCGACGGGATGCCGGAGGTGGTGAGACCGCTGAACTTTCCTCCCGGCACGCCCGGACAGGGCAGCACGGTCGTCACGCTTGCCGATGGACGGAAAGCTCTTGTGGTCAATGTCATGGGGCGTCTGTTCATGGACCCTCTCGATGATCCTTTCCGCATGACGCTTGAACTGCTCGCCAGACATCGTCTGGGTGTCACGGTGCAGGCGGCTGTCGTTGATGTGCATGCGGAAGCCAGCAGCGAAAAATGGGCGCTCGGTCATGTGCTGGACGGTAAGGTCTCGCTGGTGGTCGGCACGCACACGCATACGCCGACCGCTGATCACCGTATTCTCACGGCTGGCACGGCGTTTCAGAGCGATGCTGGCATGTGCGGTGATTATGACAGCGTGATCGGTATGCAGAAGGAGGCCGCCGTCTCGCGGTTTGTCCGCAAGATGCCGGGTGAGCGCCTGCAACCGGCGGAAGGCGAGGCGACGGTCTGTGGCCTGATGGTCGAGACCGATGACACCACCGGTCTTGCCCGCAGGGTGGCCCCCTTGCGGCAGGGAGGCATGTTGTCGGGAGCGATGCCGGATTTCTAG
- a CDS encoding 5-formyltetrahydrofolate cyclo-ligase, translating to MTGSGDLPQTADDKRAIRLAMKTALRHADASVSERVCDRLHALLCMFPPARIGCVWPMGDEVDLRPLFHSLCEEGWQILTPETPPKGSPLLFRQWKPACSMQEGRFGTVHPDGPVDVPDVILVPMLAFDRRGYRLGYGGGYYDRTLAALPDARPIGYAFSVQEVPHIPVGPFDVPLPVIVTEKEDIVPADGLLP from the coding sequence ATGACAGGCTCTGGAGATCTCCCCCAGACAGCAGATGACAAGCGGGCCATTCGTCTCGCGATGAAAACAGCGCTGCGGCATGCTGATGCGTCGGTCTCTGAGAGAGTGTGCGACCGTCTCCATGCACTGCTTTGCATGTTCCCTCCGGCGCGGATTGGCTGCGTATGGCCGATGGGGGATGAGGTTGATCTGCGCCCGCTCTTTCATAGTCTCTGTGAGGAGGGCTGGCAGATTCTGACGCCCGAAACACCGCCCAAAGGGTCTCCGCTGCTTTTCCGGCAGTGGAAGCCTGCGTGTTCGATGCAGGAAGGGCGATTCGGGACGGTCCATCCGGATGGTCCGGTCGATGTGCCGGACGTCATACTCGTGCCGATGCTGGCTTTTGACCGTCGTGGATACCGGCTTGGTTATGGTGGCGGGTATTATGACCGCACTCTCGCCGCTTTGCCCGATGCCCGTCCCATAGGCTATGCCTTTTCTGTGCAGGAAGTGCCCCACATCCCGGTGGGGCCATTTGATGTGCCGCTGCCGGTCATCGTCACCGAAAAAGAGGACATTGTTCCTGCGGACGGTCTTCTTCCGTAA
- a CDS encoding endonuclease/exonuclease/phosphatase family protein yields MSWLTSRAASDPALPEDIYHRSPEDVQRLADYARRVDADIIGFQEVDGPQIAARIFPAARYHIYMTDDPVVQRVGLAVRDSLSVERHPDLTGLNVYPPTAPHPLRSGLDVTVSDGKTSLRILVLHLKTGCWENPPDERKHACPTLRRQFEVLSDWILERQDEGESFAIMGDFNRRMTPGDPLFQNLSQSAPLLLTTAGKASPCWGGEYFIDHILLGGPARSWLVPDSLRVMTFRGAGETPKNVSDHCPVSVELSAP; encoded by the coding sequence ATGAGCTGGCTCACATCGCGTGCGGCCTCTGACCCGGCTTTGCCGGAAGACATCTATCACCGCTCGCCTGAAGACGTTCAGCGTCTGGCCGATTATGCCCGTCGTGTCGATGCGGACATCATTGGATTTCAGGAAGTTGACGGTCCACAGATTGCCGCCAGAATTTTCCCTGCGGCCCGGTATCATATCTATATGACCGATGACCCTGTTGTGCAGCGTGTTGGTCTTGCCGTCAGAGATTCCCTCTCGGTCGAGCGTCACCCCGACCTTACCGGCCTGAACGTCTATCCTCCTACCGCACCACACCCTCTGCGTAGTGGTCTGGACGTGACGGTTTCCGATGGAAAAACCTCTCTCCGCATCCTTGTCCTGCACCTCAAAACGGGCTGCTGGGAAAATCCGCCTGACGAGCGCAAACATGCCTGCCCGACCCTGCGTCGGCAGTTCGAAGTCCTTTCAGACTGGATTCTCGAACGTCAGGATGAGGGAGAATCCTTCGCCATCATGGGGGACTTCAACAGAAGAATGACACCCGGCGACCCGCTTTTCCAGAACCTTTCACAGTCCGCCCCCCTCCTTCTGACAACGGCAGGCAAGGCCAGCCCGTGCTGGGGTGGTGAATATTTCATTGATCATATTCTTCTGGGCGGACCGGCCAGAAGCTGGCTCGTCCCCGACAGTCTGCGGGTCATGACGTTCAGGGGAGCGGGAGAAACACCGAAAAATGTTTCTGACCATTGCCCTGTTTCCGTCGAGCTTTCAGCTCCCTGA